In Deltaproteobacteria bacterium, the following are encoded in one genomic region:
- the fae gene encoding formaldehyde-activating enzyme, whose translation MAARRRYKSSARGARSFVTQIGEGFAGEGGDSAHVNTVLGARGGPAEAAFATALAQPSPGHTPFLVVLKPGLPVKPFTLFVSKATVTEALHGKLTWGAAQAGVAQGVAESVAAGVIPRALVDALVLIAAVWVSPEARDEEAVYRNNLAATCAALAAGAKREPRTEDVLAARGAPENPYFRK comes from the coding sequence ATGGCGGCGAGGCGGCGGTACAAGTCGAGCGCGCGCGGCGCGCGTTCGTTCGTCACGCAGATTGGCGAGGGCTTTGCGGGCGAAGGCGGCGACTCGGCGCACGTGAACACCGTGCTCGGCGCGCGCGGCGGCCCCGCAGAGGCTGCGTTCGCGACCGCGCTCGCGCAGCCGTCGCCCGGGCACACGCCGTTCCTCGTGGTGCTGAAGCCAGGTCTACCGGTGAAGCCGTTCACGCTGTTCGTGAGCAAGGCGACCGTGACGGAGGCGCTGCACGGCAAGCTCACCTGGGGCGCCGCGCAGGCGGGCGTCGCGCAGGGGGTCGCCGAGTCCGTGGCCGCTGGCGTGATCCCGCGCGCGCTGGTCGACGCGCTCGTGCTGATCGCCGCGGTGTGGGTCTCGCCCGAGGCGCGCGACGAAGAAGCCGTGTACCGCAACAACCTCGCCGCCACGTGCGCCGCCCTCGCTGCGGGTGCGAAGCGCGAGCCGCGCACCGAAGACGTGCTCGCGGCGCGAGGCGCGCCGGAGAATCCGTACTTCCGGAAGTGA
- a CDS encoding DMT family protein: protein MPAALQTVLLLTLSNLFMTYAWYGHLKSLADKPWWIAALLSWGVAFFEYQLQVPANRIGFTVMTLPQLKILQEVITLVVFVPFAIWFMRVPVGIDFAWAGLCLLGAVFFAFRGIGAVA, encoded by the coding sequence ATGCCCGCCGCGCTTCAGACCGTGCTGCTGCTCACTCTCTCGAACCTCTTCATGACCTACGCCTGGTACGGCCACCTGAAGTCGCTCGCCGACAAGCCGTGGTGGATCGCGGCGCTGCTCTCGTGGGGCGTCGCGTTCTTCGAGTATCAGCTGCAGGTGCCCGCGAATCGCATCGGCTTCACGGTGATGACGCTCCCGCAGCTGAAGATCCTGCAGGAGGTGATCACGCTCGTGGTGTTCGTCCCGTTCGCGATCTGGTTCATGCGCGTGCCGGTCGGCATCGACTTCGCGTGGGCGGGGTTGTGCCTGCTCGGCGCGGTGTTCTTCGCGTTTCGCGGGATCGGGGCCGTCGCGTGA
- a CDS encoding helix-turn-helix transcriptional regulator — protein sequence MVEDVVGCKWSLAVLGAVRRGVARPGAIQRAVDGISAKVMNERLAKLLRFGVIAKRAFREIPPRVEYTLTPFGARFAQILDLVDEIETENTRRR from the coding sequence ATGGTCGAGGACGTCGTCGGCTGCAAGTGGTCGCTCGCCGTGCTCGGCGCCGTGCGCCGCGGCGTCGCGCGGCCCGGCGCGATTCAGCGCGCCGTCGACGGCATCAGCGCGAAGGTGATGAACGAACGCCTCGCGAAGCTCTTGCGCTTCGGCGTGATCGCGAAGCGCGCGTTCCGCGAGATTCCGCCGCGCGTCGAGTACACGCTCACGCCCTTCGGCGCGCGCTTCGCGCAGATCCTCGATCTCGTGGACGAGATCGAAACCGAGAACACGCGCCGGCGCTGA
- a CDS encoding cytochrome P460 family protein: MHRTALFSLAAAGLLAATLAFAFADAASVDYQTGYREWTHVKSMVIEEGHPLFASFGGIHHLYANEKAIEGYRAGKFPDGAVIAFDLLEAARAEGAVTEGARKVLGVMQKDAAKFAATGGWGFEGFAGGDATKRAVGANAVEACYGCHASQADRDYVFSAWRE, translated from the coding sequence ATGCACCGCACCGCACTCTTTTCGCTCGCCGCCGCCGGGCTGCTCGCCGCAACGCTCGCCTTCGCCTTCGCCGACGCCGCGAGCGTCGACTACCAGACCGGCTATCGCGAGTGGACCCACGTGAAGTCGATGGTGATCGAAGAGGGCCACCCGCTCTTCGCGAGCTTCGGCGGCATTCACCACCTCTACGCGAACGAGAAGGCGATCGAGGGCTACCGCGCGGGCAAGTTTCCCGACGGCGCGGTGATCGCGTTCGATCTGCTCGAAGCCGCGCGCGCCGAAGGCGCCGTGACCGAGGGCGCACGCAAAGTGCTCGGCGTGATGCAGAAGGACGCCGCGAAGTTCGCTGCCACCGGCGGCTGGGGCTTCGAAGGATTCGCGGGCGGCGACGCGACGAAGCGCGCCGTCGGCGCGAACGCGGTGGAAGCTTGTTATGGCTGCCACGCGTCGCAGGCGGATCGCGACTACGTGTTCAGCGCGTGGCGCGAGTGA
- a CDS encoding spondin domain-containing protein: MRTLLCAALAAAAVPALAETRLATYEVTLTNATRNQRFTPVLVATHGEGARLFSVGMPASPELATLAEEGDTAPLASALQATSGVREVSSTSGLLAPGASVQVVIRGVPGEQLSVAAMLIPTNDAFVAVNGTTLPKNRVPVTLNAVAYDAGSERNDESCASIPGPGFAECGGPGGGGAPSGGEEGFVHVHNGMHGVGDFDDAERDWRNPVARVSIRRIQ; the protein is encoded by the coding sequence ATGCGAACTCTTCTTTGTGCGGCCCTCGCCGCCGCCGCGGTCCCGGCGCTCGCGGAAACCCGCCTGGCCACGTACGAGGTCACGCTCACCAACGCGACGCGCAATCAGCGCTTCACGCCCGTGCTGGTCGCCACCCACGGTGAGGGCGCGCGGCTCTTCTCGGTCGGCATGCCAGCCTCGCCCGAGCTCGCGACGCTCGCGGAGGAAGGCGACACCGCTCCGCTCGCGAGCGCGCTGCAGGCGACCTCCGGCGTGCGCGAGGTGAGCAGCACGAGCGGACTGCTCGCGCCGGGCGCTTCGGTGCAAGTCGTGATTCGCGGCGTCCCCGGCGAGCAACTCAGCGTCGCAGCCATGCTGATCCCCACGAACGACGCGTTCGTGGCGGTGAACGGCACGACGCTCCCGAAGAATCGTGTCCCGGTGACACTGAACGCCGTCGCTTACGACGCTGGCAGTGAGCGCAACGACGAGAGCTGCGCCTCGATTCCGGGGCCCGGCTTCGCCGAGTGCGGCGGCCCCGGCGGCGGCGGCGCCCCGAGCGGCGGCGAAGAGGGCTTCGTGCACGTGCACAACGGCATGCACGGTGTCGGCGACTTCGACGACGCCGAGCGCGATTGGCGCAACCCCGTCGCGCGCGTGTCGATTCGCCGAATCCAGTGA
- a CDS encoding RNA polymerase sigma factor, translating into MAFEQLALPHAASLRGAARRWCSHASVADDAVQETYLRAYRTFDAFEPGTNARAWLFTILYSVCANERERARLRRVTALDEIPEAMLADPSQPVKPEDSLAESEVGRELAALAEPFRSAVLLVDVGELSYEQAARAAGCATGTLRSRLARGRRALAEKLAHLTRVRARAAHE; encoded by the coding sequence GTGGCGTTCGAGCAGCTCGCGCTGCCGCACGCGGCGTCGCTGCGCGGCGCCGCACGCCGTTGGTGCAGCCACGCGAGCGTGGCCGACGACGCGGTGCAGGAGACGTACCTGCGCGCCTACCGAACCTTCGACGCGTTCGAGCCGGGAACGAATGCGAGGGCGTGGTTGTTCACGATCTTGTACTCGGTGTGCGCGAACGAGCGCGAGCGCGCCCGGCTGCGGAGGGTGACGGCGCTCGACGAGATTCCCGAAGCGATGCTCGCCGATCCCTCGCAACCCGTGAAACCCGAAGACTCGCTCGCGGAGAGCGAAGTCGGCCGCGAGCTGGCGGCGCTCGCGGAGCCGTTCCGCAGCGCCGTGCTGCTGGTCGACGTGGGCGAGCTCTCGTACGAGCAGGCCGCGCGCGCCGCGGGCTGCGCGACTGGGACGCTGCGCTCGCGGCTCGCGCGCGGGCGCCGCGCGCTCGCGGAAAAGCTCGCGCACCTCACGCGCGTGAGAGCGAGGGCTGCGCATGAGTGA
- a CDS encoding zf-HC2 domain-containing protein gives MSDALHPSPEVLGACVDGALAARESAEVEAHARTCETCAGELRALAALKTQLRDGTGVGADPAFDARIRAALDREDGRALPRRVRPRWPYAALAAAAAALLLWAALPRAVDLPAEAAVLAREAAAQPSARTPAAALEARFAAAELPFAARVLDLGMMGWEIASGEVSRLAERPSTQILYRDATGRSLLCVMLEARASELPDDAARFDSGAITFFEFTRGDVTVVAWAEGDVLCFLAGRLPAEEVRALAVAKAMLPPPS, from the coding sequence ATGAGTGACGCGCTGCATCCGTCGCCCGAGGTGCTGGGAGCGTGCGTCGACGGCGCGCTGGCGGCGCGAGAGAGCGCCGAGGTCGAGGCGCATGCGCGCACGTGCGAGACGTGCGCCGGGGAGCTGCGCGCGCTGGCCGCACTGAAGACGCAGCTGCGCGATGGCACGGGCGTCGGCGCCGACCCGGCGTTCGATGCGCGCATTCGCGCAGCGCTCGATCGCGAGGATGGGCGCGCCCTGCCGCGACGCGTGCGGCCGCGCTGGCCGTACGCTGCGCTCGCCGCGGCCGCCGCAGCGCTGTTGTTATGGGCCGCGCTGCCGCGAGCGGTCGACCTGCCTGCAGAAGCCGCAGTGCTCGCGCGCGAAGCCGCCGCGCAGCCGAGCGCGCGGACCCCGGCCGCGGCGCTCGAAGCGCGCTTCGCCGCAGCGGAGCTGCCCTTCGCAGCGCGCGTGCTCGATCTGGGCATGATGGGCTGGGAGATCGCGTCGGGGGAGGTCAGCCGGCTCGCAGAGCGCCCGAGCACTCAAATCCTCTATCGGGACGCTACGGGTCGTTCGCTGCTGTGCGTGATGCTCGAGGCGCGCGCGAGCGAGCTGCCCGACGACGCCGCGCGCTTCGACTCCGGAGCGATCACGTTCTTCGAGTTCACGCGTGGCGACGTCACGGTGGTCGCCTGGGCGGAGGGGGACGTGCTGTGCTTCCTCGCGGGTAGGCTGCCCGCAGAAGAAGTGCGCGCGCTCGCGGTGGCGAAGGCGATGCTGCCGCCGCCCTCGTAG
- a CDS encoding heme-binding protein gives MNSAPRATLSTEATEKLIHAAAAKSRALGIRVHIAVMDSSAQLAGWLSFEGAPRIAANTARDKAFTAVNTGMSTRAWGAYVASIPASEQQIIHAIPGYIGADGGYPVVENGLLLGAIGVSGADQARDAEVAKAAIAALGLVAS, from the coding sequence ATGAACAGCGCACCGCGCGCCACGCTCAGCACCGAAGCGACCGAGAAGCTGATCCACGCCGCCGCCGCGAAGTCGCGCGCGCTGGGCATCCGCGTGCACATCGCGGTGATGGATTCGTCGGCCCAGCTCGCGGGCTGGCTCAGCTTCGAGGGCGCGCCGCGCATCGCCGCGAACACCGCGCGCGACAAGGCGTTCACCGCGGTGAATACGGGCATGTCGACGCGCGCCTGGGGCGCGTACGTCGCGAGCATCCCGGCGAGCGAGCAGCAAATCATCCACGCGATCCCGGGCTACATCGGCGCGGACGGCGGCTACCCCGTCGTCGAGAACGGGCTCTTGTTAGGCGCGATCGGCGTCTCGGGCGCGGACCAGGCGCGCGACGCCGAAGTGGCGAAAGCAGCGATCGCCGCGCTCGGGCTCGTCGCGAGCTGA
- a CDS encoding cytochrome P450: protein MKPSDASLLDPAVQQSPYAYHAALREHGVYFMPEINAWVVTRYRDVQHVLSHPEIWSNDLLGKAGFSMFRHAEAAELLAREGFARNTKLQTDPPEHRGFRALVNTSFTAGRVRASEPFLRAIVARLADALLDSRACELIARFAAPLPIHVIANRLGLPPEDAPRIKAWSDAWVEPLGFTLTLERELEVARLGLELQRYLAARMAEREHAPREDILSDLVHDTLPDGSRLTPTDRMGIAEHLLVGGHETATSAIASGVLLLAQRPDVADELRREPALLRTFVEEVLRLESPSQGFFRFAVADGVVGGALIPRGAMVHVRFAAANRDPEVFANPDALDLQRPNAGAHMAFSQGEHHCIGAPLARLELQLAFAALLERLDRIALAPGFAPEYLPGLSLRTLRALHITYEPRRGATP, encoded by the coding sequence ATGAAGCCCAGCGACGCGAGCTTGCTCGATCCCGCGGTGCAGCAGAGCCCGTACGCCTACCACGCCGCGCTGCGCGAGCACGGCGTGTACTTCATGCCCGAGATCAACGCGTGGGTCGTGACGCGCTATCGCGACGTGCAGCACGTGCTGTCGCATCCCGAGATCTGGTCGAACGACCTGCTCGGCAAGGCGGGCTTCTCGATGTTCCGCCACGCGGAGGCGGCGGAGCTGCTCGCGCGCGAGGGCTTCGCGCGCAACACGAAGCTGCAGACCGATCCGCCCGAGCACCGCGGCTTTCGCGCGCTCGTCAACACGTCGTTCACGGCGGGCCGTGTGCGCGCGAGCGAGCCGTTTCTGCGCGCGATCGTGGCGCGCCTCGCGGACGCGCTGCTCGACTCCCGCGCGTGCGAGCTGATCGCGCGCTTCGCGGCGCCGCTGCCGATTCACGTGATCGCGAATCGCCTCGGGCTTCCGCCGGAGGACGCGCCGCGCATCAAGGCGTGGAGCGACGCGTGGGTGGAGCCGCTCGGCTTCACGCTGACGCTCGAACGCGAGCTCGAAGTGGCGCGGCTCGGGCTCGAGCTGCAGCGCTACCTCGCTGCGCGCATGGCCGAGCGCGAGCACGCGCCGCGCGAGGACATCCTCAGCGACTTGGTGCACGACACGCTGCCGGACGGCTCGCGTCTCACCCCCACGGACCGCATGGGCATCGCCGAGCACCTGCTCGTGGGCGGGCACGAGACGGCGACGAGCGCCATCGCATCGGGCGTGTTGTTATTGGCGCAGCGCCCCGACGTCGCGGACGAGCTGCGCCGCGAGCCGGCGCTGCTGCGCACCTTCGTCGAGGAAGTGCTGCGGCTCGAGTCGCCGAGCCAGGGCTTCTTCCGCTTCGCCGTGGCCGACGGCGTCGTGGGCGGCGCCCTGATTCCGCGCGGCGCGATGGTGCACGTGCGCTTCGCCGCCGCGAACCGCGATCCCGAGGTGTTCGCGAACCCGGACGCGCTCGATCTGCAGCGCCCGAACGCCGGCGCGCACATGGCCTTCAGCCAAGGCGAGCATCACTGCATTGGCGCGCCGCTCGCGCGGCTCGAGCTTCAGCTCGCGTTCGCCGCGCTACTCGAGCGACTCGACCGCATCGCGCTCGCGCCCGGCTTCGCGCCCGAGTATCTGCCCGGCCTCTCGCTGCGTACGCTGCGCGCGCTGCACATCACGTACGAACCGCGACGAGGAGCCACGCCATGA
- a CDS encoding cytochrome P450, translating to MPFAQGWDLYALHRREDMHAALAELRDAAAVHALAGNVFLVTRYAEAERALRAPELVAGSGVAESFGARSGLLYDVMTHWLMAQDGATHERARGLVRRELTPRRVELLRPFIAATSERLAQGVAREAVHGRVDLVARLAFALPSEVIRALFCIEREEWQARVEPLLRPGASAEGGGFLAALAEYFFAANQRAASAPPEGLLARLRAPDAQLGALSELEVVANCVLLVSAAIDTTTGLIANTLLCLHAHPEQLARARADDAALAAAIEETLRFEPPALSCSRFAARALELGGAEIPAGAHVLISIAAASRDPARFPSPDRFDLARAPERSLAFGGGRHVCLGAALARLEAQLAVGALLRAAPALRLEGEVAWRSDNPTVRAPAALWASA from the coding sequence ATGCCGTTCGCCCAAGGCTGGGATCTCTATGCGCTGCATCGCCGCGAGGACATGCACGCGGCGCTCGCGGAGCTGCGCGACGCCGCGGCGGTGCACGCGCTGGCGGGCAACGTGTTCCTCGTGACGCGCTACGCCGAGGCCGAGCGCGCGCTGCGTGCGCCGGAGCTCGTGGCGGGCAGCGGCGTCGCGGAGTCGTTCGGCGCGCGCAGCGGCCTCCTCTACGACGTGATGACGCACTGGCTGATGGCGCAAGACGGAGCCACTCACGAGCGCGCGCGTGGCCTCGTGCGCCGCGAGTTAACGCCGCGGCGCGTCGAGTTGTTACGGCCGTTCATCGCCGCAACCTCGGAGCGGCTCGCGCAGGGCGTCGCGCGCGAAGCAGTGCACGGCCGCGTCGACCTCGTTGCGCGCCTTGCGTTCGCGCTGCCGAGCGAGGTGATTCGCGCGCTGTTCTGCATCGAGCGCGAGGAGTGGCAGGCTCGGGTGGAGCCGCTGCTGCGACCTGGCGCGAGCGCCGAGGGCGGCGGCTTTCTCGCGGCGCTCGCGGAGTACTTCTTCGCCGCGAATCAGCGCGCCGCGAGCGCTCCGCCCGAGGGCCTACTCGCGCGGCTGCGCGCGCCGGACGCGCAGCTCGGCGCGCTGAGCGAGCTCGAGGTGGTCGCGAACTGCGTGCTGCTCGTGTCCGCGGCGATCGACACGACGACGGGGCTGATCGCGAACACGCTGCTGTGCCTGCACGCGCATCCCGAACAACTTGCGAGAGCGCGCGCGGACGACGCGGCGCTGGCCGCCGCGATCGAGGAGACGCTGCGCTTCGAGCCGCCCGCGCTCTCGTGCAGCCGCTTCGCGGCGCGCGCGCTGGAGCTCGGCGGCGCCGAGATTCCCGCTGGTGCGCACGTGCTCATCTCGATCGCCGCCGCGAGCCGCGACCCCGCGCGCTTCCCGTCGCCCGATCGCTTCGACCTCGCGCGCGCGCCCGAACGCTCGCTCGCGTTCGGCGGCGGCCGCCACGTGTGCCTCGGCGCCGCGCTCGCGCGCCTCGAAGCGCAGCTCGCGGTGGGCGCGCTGCTGCGCGCGGCGCCGGCGCTGCGCCTCGAGGGCGAGGTCGCGTGGCGCAGCGACAACCCCACCGTGCGCGCGCCCGCCGCGCTGTGGGCGAGCGCGTGA
- a CDS encoding alcohol dehydrogenase catalytic domain-containing protein: MKAVRFEQGAVRVVDAEAPRGEGVRVRVSACGICASDLAMLDAGFPIAGIPGHEIAGTLADGTAVAIEPVAPCGACEFCRTGDYQVCRAGVEIIYGVGRNGGMADEIVVPERCLVALPRGLDPRHAALVEPLAVAVHGLRRAGIRGGERVAIIGGGAIGLCATAAAVAAGCQVALAARHDRQREAGARLGAKPLAAGEADIAIDCAGTTQSLEECAAALRPNGMLLLLAAAWGPIALPGFTFVAKELALTVASMYGRSAQGRDADAAAALLAAKPQIGELLITHRFPLAAAAEAFATARDRKAGAIKVVLEPA, from the coding sequence GTGAAAGCGGTGCGATTCGAGCAAGGCGCGGTGCGCGTAGTGGACGCGGAGGCGCCGCGCGGCGAAGGCGTGCGGGTGCGCGTCAGCGCGTGCGGCATTTGCGCGAGCGACCTCGCGATGCTCGACGCGGGCTTCCCGATCGCGGGCATCCCCGGCCACGAGATCGCGGGCACGCTCGCGGACGGCACCGCGGTCGCGATCGAGCCCGTCGCGCCGTGCGGCGCGTGCGAGTTCTGCCGCACCGGCGACTACCAGGTTTGCCGTGCGGGCGTCGAGATCATCTACGGCGTCGGTCGCAACGGCGGCATGGCGGACGAGATCGTCGTGCCCGAGCGCTGCCTCGTCGCGCTGCCGCGCGGACTCGATCCGCGCCACGCGGCGCTCGTGGAGCCGCTCGCGGTCGCGGTGCACGGCCTCCGCCGCGCAGGGATTCGCGGCGGCGAGCGCGTCGCGATCATCGGCGGCGGCGCGATCGGCCTGTGCGCGACGGCGGCGGCCGTCGCGGCCGGCTGTCAGGTCGCACTCGCCGCGCGCCACGATCGCCAGCGCGAAGCCGGCGCGCGCCTCGGCGCGAAGCCGCTCGCCGCGGGCGAGGCCGACATCGCGATCGACTGCGCGGGCACCACGCAATCGCTCGAAGAGTGCGCCGCCGCGCTGCGGCCGAACGGGATGTTGTTATTGCTCGCCGCCGCCTGGGGCCCGATCGCGCTGCCAGGCTTCACGTTCGTCGCGAAGGAGCTCGCGCTCACCGTCGCCTCGATGTACGGCCGGAGCGCCCAAGGGCGCGACGCCGACGCAGCCGCCGCGCTGCTCGCCGCGAAGCCGCAAATCGGCGAGCTGCTGATCACGCACCGCTTCCCGCTCGCAGCCGCCGCCGAAGCCTTCGCTACCGCGCGCGACCGCAAGGCGGGAGCGATCAAGGTCGTGCTCGAGCCGGCCTGA
- a CDS encoding GFA family protein → MHHGSCLCGGVAYEIDGEIGTILYCHCSMCRRWHGSAFRTSAAVRKRDFRFVRGEELITEYRSSADTVKRFCRVCGSPLVNSWDPDPDNYGLALGTLATDPGKRAVCHIFVASKAPWYEISDDLPQFDEFPPKA, encoded by the coding sequence ATGCACCACGGCTCGTGCCTCTGTGGCGGCGTCGCGTACGAGATCGACGGCGAGATCGGGACGATTCTCTACTGCCACTGCTCGATGTGCCGGCGCTGGCATGGCTCGGCGTTTCGCACCAGCGCGGCGGTGCGGAAGCGCGACTTTCGCTTCGTGCGCGGCGAGGAGTTGATCACGGAGTACCGCTCGTCGGCGGACACGGTGAAGCGTTTCTGCCGCGTGTGCGGGTCGCCGCTCGTGAACTCGTGGGATCCCGACCCTGACAACTACGGGCTCGCACTCGGCACGCTCGCGACGGACCCCGGGAAGCGCGCGGTGTGCCACATCTTCGTCGCGTCGAAGGCGCCGTGGTACGAGATCAGCGACGACCTCCCGCAGTTCGACGAATTCCCGCCGAAGGCTTGA
- a CDS encoding GFA family protein: protein MPTYTGKCHCGAIEFEVDGTLDHVVDCNCSYCARAGYLHWNVEPRQLRITKGADAYRTYTFGTGTSRNHFCTTCGISPFRVPRSDPHLIDINVRCLHGVDASKLHVQRFDGAHWEDAIKTRRWK from the coding sequence ATGCCCACGTACACGGGAAAGTGTCACTGCGGCGCGATCGAGTTCGAGGTCGACGGCACGCTCGACCACGTCGTCGACTGCAACTGCTCCTACTGCGCCCGCGCCGGCTACCTGCACTGGAACGTCGAGCCGCGCCAGCTCCGCATCACGAAGGGTGCGGACGCCTACCGCACCTACACCTTCGGCACCGGCACCTCGCGGAACCACTTCTGCACCACCTGCGGCATCTCCCCCTTCCGCGTCCCGCGCTCCGACCCGCACCTGATCGACATCAACGTGCGCTGCCTTCACGGCGTCGACGCGAGCAAGCTGCACGTCCAACGCTTCGACGGCGCCCACTGGGAAGACGCGATCAAGACGAGGCGCTGGAAGTAA
- a CDS encoding propionyl-CoA carboxylase — protein sequence MSWQDEADEIARRRRGAHALGGAEAVAKHKSRGRGTVRERIDALADAGSFREVGEIAGEVAEGGAFSPTNIVAGTATVGGRAAVIAGDDFTIKGGAYTPASLKKIQHAEGLAIRRRMPLVRLLEGGGASVSGAYGARGRSGYDLTAPSPMNLLAMQALAEVPVVCAALGPCAGFPAGRLTASHFSLMTRDTAVVLTGGPALVERAMGKKFTKEELGGPAVHLRSGVVHNEAADEADAWRQIRAFLSYLPPSVWEPAPRLVCSDPAARAEEALLSFIPRDRRKTYKVRRLLEHVVDSGSLFEIAPLYGRTQVTALARIAGQPVGVIANDPNIYGGGMSADGAQKLRRFVETCDAFHLPIVSFVDEPGFLIGPDAEKAGTIRYGMEALFAVQQTRVPWIAVVLRKSFGVAQGIHYGPSCTVLAWPSLASGALPVESGVHLAFAKEIAAAPDPEARRRELEEEMAAAQSVFPRAEEFGVHELIDPRETRPRLCAWVEEVQGELRGLSGPRVYSMRP from the coding sequence ATGAGCTGGCAGGACGAGGCGGACGAGATCGCGCGCCGGCGCCGCGGTGCGCACGCGCTCGGCGGCGCGGAGGCGGTGGCGAAGCACAAGTCGCGCGGGCGTGGCACGGTGCGCGAGCGCATCGACGCGCTCGCGGACGCGGGCAGCTTCCGCGAGGTCGGCGAGATCGCGGGCGAAGTCGCCGAGGGCGGCGCGTTCTCGCCCACGAACATCGTGGCCGGCACCGCGACGGTCGGCGGGCGCGCCGCGGTGATCGCGGGCGACGACTTCACGATCAAGGGCGGCGCCTACACGCCCGCGAGCCTCAAGAAGATCCAGCACGCCGAGGGCCTCGCGATCCGCCGCCGCATGCCGCTCGTGCGCCTGCTCGAAGGCGGCGGCGCCAGCGTGTCCGGCGCGTACGGCGCGCGCGGGCGCTCGGGCTACGACTTAACAGCCCCGAGCCCGATGAACCTGCTCGCGATGCAGGCGCTCGCCGAAGTGCCCGTCGTGTGCGCCGCGCTCGGCCCGTGCGCAGGCTTCCCGGCCGGCCGCCTCACCGCGTCGCATTTCTCCCTAATGACTCGCGACACCGCGGTCGTGCTCACCGGCGGCCCCGCGCTGGTCGAGCGCGCGATGGGGAAGAAATTCACGAAGGAGGAGCTCGGCGGACCCGCGGTCCACCTGAGAAGTGGCGTCGTGCACAACGAAGCCGCCGACGAAGCCGACGCGTGGCGCCAGATCCGCGCGTTCCTCTCGTACCTCCCGCCCTCGGTGTGGGAGCCCGCGCCACGCCTCGTGTGCAGCGATCCCGCAGCGCGCGCGGAAGAAGCGCTGCTGAGCTTCATCCCGCGCGATCGCCGCAAGACGTACAAGGTGCGCCGCTTGCTGGAGCACGTCGTCGACTCCGGCTCGCTGTTCGAGATCGCGCCGCTCTACGGGCGCACGCAGGTCACGGCACTCGCGCGCATCGCGGGCCAGCCCGTCGGCGTGATCGCGAACGACCCCAACATCTACGGGGGCGGCATGTCGGCCGACGGCGCGCAGAAGCTGCGCCGCTTCGTCGAGACGTGCGACGCGTTTCATCTGCCGATCGTGAGCTTCGTCGACGAGCCGGGCTTCCTGATCGGCCCCGACGCCGAGAAGGCGGGCACGATCCGCTACGGCATGGAGGCGCTCTTCGCCGTGCAGCAGACGCGCGTGCCGTGGATCGCGGTGGTGCTGCGCAAGTCGTTCGGGGTCGCGCAGGGGATTCATTACGGCCCGAGCTGCACGGTGCTCGCGTGGCCGTCGCTCGCGAGCGGCGCGCTGCCGGTGGAGAGCGGCGTGCATCTCGCGTTCGCCAAGGAGATCGCGGCGGCGCCGGATCCGGAGGCGCGGCGGCGCGAGCTGGAAGAGGAAATGGCCGCGGCGCAGTCGGTGTTTCCGCGGGCTGAGGAGTTCGGCGTGCACGAGCTGATCGACCCGCGCGAGACGCGCCCGCGGCTGTGCGCGTGGGTGGAGGAAGTGCAGGGAGAGCTGCGGGGGTTGTCAGGGCCGCGGGTTTACTCGATGCGGCCTTGA
- a CDS encoding nuclear transport factor 2 family protein produces the protein MPTTDELAAEIAALRARVERAEAALAIHALKARYAQLVDERYARGRVASDEIVAARAEAIAALFTEDGVWDGGAQLGIARGRAEIAARMRVPTLVFSWHFFVKPQIDVLSPDRARARWDILSPCTTADGAPSWMVGFEDDEYARVGGEWLHRAMKLTPVFMAPHATGWTRILR, from the coding sequence ATGCCCACCACCGATGAGCTCGCCGCCGAGATCGCGGCGCTACGGGCGCGCGTCGAGCGCGCGGAGGCGGCGCTCGCGATTCATGCGCTGAAGGCGCGCTACGCGCAGCTCGTGGACGAGCGCTACGCGCGCGGCCGCGTCGCGAGCGACGAGATCGTGGCGGCGCGCGCGGAGGCGATCGCGGCGCTCTTCACCGAGGACGGCGTATGGGACGGCGGCGCGCAGCTCGGCATCGCCCGCGGGCGCGCCGAGATCGCGGCGCGCATGCGCGTGCCCACGCTCGTTTTCTCGTGGCACTTCTTCGTGAAGCCACAGATCGACGTGCTCTCGCCCGACCGCGCCCGCGCGCGCTGGGACATTCTCTCGCCATGCACGACCGCGGACGGCGCGCCGAGCTGGATGGTCGGCTTCGAGGACGACGAGTACGCGCGCGTCGGCGGCGAGTGGCTGCACCGCGCGATGAAGCTCACGCCCGTCTTCATGGCGCCGCACGCGACGGGCTGGACGCGCATCCTCCGCTGA